A DNA window from Deltaproteobacteria bacterium contains the following coding sequences:
- a CDS encoding TolC family protein, with the protein MNTKLSRRAAWQRRLLVAALLPILGGCVAATQRTQHSASSLAWTRSAPTDVPDSAAAPFPAVDALSREQLIQQVLTRNPTVETARQAWGEALARYPQVTAFSDPRLSYETAPGTIGSEHGYGQVVRVSQRLEWPGKQALRGAIALAEAEARSADLERVRLHLRTTASILFDDYFAVGRALEINRAHRELVTRLRQGAVAQYAAGRGGQQDPIQADVELALLERERLTLAAREQIIVAQINGLLHRPAESRLPAAPATLEPAVAPSRSAEQWQRYAQQHRPELHTAARIVDARASSMALAQRAYYPDFSFGVAYNSMWPQFEHQFMLGFSLNIPLQLGARRGGVNAATAALARSRSLQAERRSAVDVEVRQALVRFDEALAQVAVYRDLVLPAARRHIETAEAGYTSGRNSFSDIMSAQRQLRRFEQAYSEALADTWRGRAALNRAAGTASGQPAEGGVR; encoded by the coding sequence ATGAACACAAAACTATCGAGGCGTGCTGCGTGGCAGCGGCGCCTTCTCGTGGCGGCCTTGCTGCCCATTCTTGGCGGCTGCGTCGCGGCCACCCAGCGAACACAACACAGCGCATCGAGCCTGGCATGGACCCGTAGCGCACCCACCGATGTGCCCGATTCAGCTGCGGCCCCGTTTCCCGCTGTCGACGCGCTGTCCAGAGAGCAGCTCATCCAGCAAGTGCTCACCCGCAACCCCACGGTGGAAACCGCACGGCAGGCGTGGGGCGAAGCGCTGGCCCGTTATCCCCAAGTGACGGCTTTTTCCGACCCTAGGCTGAGCTACGAAACAGCACCGGGCACGATTGGCTCGGAGCACGGCTACGGACAGGTCGTGCGCGTAAGCCAGCGCCTCGAGTGGCCTGGGAAGCAGGCGCTTCGGGGCGCCATCGCGCTCGCCGAAGCCGAGGCTCGAAGCGCGGACCTGGAGCGGGTCCGACTCCACCTTCGTACCACGGCGTCGATCCTCTTTGACGACTACTTTGCGGTGGGCCGAGCACTGGAGATCAATCGAGCCCATCGGGAGCTCGTGACCCGACTTCGGCAGGGCGCAGTGGCCCAGTACGCGGCGGGCCGTGGTGGACAACAGGATCCCATCCAGGCCGACGTGGAGCTGGCGTTGCTCGAGCGCGAGCGGCTCACGCTGGCGGCCCGCGAACAAATCATTGTCGCGCAGATCAACGGTCTGTTGCATCGCCCGGCCGAAAGTCGGCTGCCCGCCGCGCCCGCAACCCTCGAACCTGCCGTCGCACCATCCAGGAGCGCTGAGCAGTGGCAGCGATACGCTCAGCAGCACCGCCCCGAACTTCACACCGCGGCGCGGATTGTCGATGCTCGAGCGAGCAGCATGGCGCTGGCTCAGCGCGCCTACTACCCAGATTTCTCGTTTGGGGTCGCCTACAACTCGATGTGGCCGCAGTTCGAGCACCAGTTCATGCTGGGGTTCTCACTCAATATCCCGCTTCAGCTCGGCGCTCGTCGTGGCGGTGTGAACGCAGCGACCGCCGCGCTCGCGCGTTCCAGGTCACTGCAGGCCGAGCGCCGGTCCGCCGTGGATGTCGAGGTACGCCAAGCATTAGTGCGCTTCGACGAGGCGCTGGCCCAGGTCGCCGTCTACCGCGACCTAGTACTGCCGGCCGCTCGGCGCCATATTGAGACTGCCGAGGCAGGCTACACGAGCGGACGAAACAGCTTCTCCGACATCATGAGCGCCCAGCGGCAGCTGCGGCGCTTCGAACAAGCCTACTCGGAGGCACTGGCCGACACCTGGCGCGGGCGAGCCGCGCTCAACAGGGCGGCGGGGACAGCCTCGGGCCAACCGGCTGAAGGAGGTGTGCGATGA
- a CDS encoding metal-sensitive transcriptional regulator — protein MLTGDDKTKMVARLKRIEGQVAGIKRMVESETYCVDVLHQFSAVQGALAKAAQGILSAHLESCVTSALLEGDDQERQAKLQELVDVFGRFGRVMGK, from the coding sequence ATGCTGACCGGTGACGACAAAACGAAGATGGTCGCGCGCCTCAAGCGCATCGAGGGTCAGGTGGCTGGCATCAAGCGCATGGTGGAGTCCGAGACCTATTGCGTCGACGTGCTCCACCAGTTTTCTGCAGTCCAGGGCGCGCTGGCCAAAGCGGCCCAGGGAATCCTCAGCGCACACCTCGAATCCTGCGTCACCTCTGCCCTCCTGGAGGGAGATGACCAGGAGCGGCAGGCCAAGCTGCAAGAGCTCGTCGACGTTTTCGGTCGTTTCGGGCGTGTGATGGGCAAGTAG